The nucleotide sequence CGACCATCCACTCGAAATAGAGCGCGAAGACGGCCCAGCCGAGCAACCGGGGTGCCCGCCCGGTCGCGGCGGCGAGCGAGAGCAGCAGCAGCGCCCAGAACAGGACGGTGACCAGCAGCGGGGTGGGGGTGGGCAGCGGGAGCAGACGGCCGACGAAGAGCGGCTGGTACAGCTCGCCGGGGATGTTGGCCTTGTCGCGTACCCAGGGGGTGAAGAACAGCAGGTCCGCGACGACGAAGAGGTAGACCAGGGTACGGAAGGCGGCCACCCGGCCCCGGGGCACCGGCTCGGTCAGCCAGCCGGACACGGCGGCGCCGACCCGTCGGGACGCGCTCACGACGCCTGCCACCGGACCACCGTCTCGTCGACCGAGTTGCCGGTCGGCCGGCCGTCCGTGATGCCGTACCAGCGGATCACGATGCGTACCTCGACGATTGGCGGCGCGTCCGGGTGCCGTTCGGCGTACGCGTCGGCGACCTGGCGCAGCAGGGTCGGGTCTTCCTCGTACCGGCCCTGCTGGCCCTCGATCTCGGCCCGGCGGATGCCGGTGGTGTCCTCGCCGAGCCCGACCACCGCGCCGGTGGTGTCGACCCCCTCGACCCGGGTGTCCGGGGCGGGGTCGTCCGGCGGGTTGGAGCCGGCGTACATCCGGAACGGGCCGAACGGGAAGTGGTCGTCCTGCCCCCAGAGGGTGCCGGCGAGCAGTACGGCACCGGCCAGCAGGGTGAGGCCCACCCGGATCCTCCGGCCCCGCCTCGGCAACGCGTCCATCGGTTCGAGACCTTACGCGGTACGCGCAAGATCCGCCGGTACTCCTCGACCGGCCCCGGACGCCAGCGGCCGGACACCCGTGCGGGTGTCCGGCCGCGGCGCGGAGCTTCGTGGTCCCGGTGAACCCTCTGGTCCGGAACTCAGTGACTGTGCTCGGCGAGCTGCTTGCGTACGTCGTCCATGTCCAGCGCCTGCACCTGCTCGATCAGCGACTCCAGGGCGGACTCGGGCAGGGCGCCCGGCTGGGCGAAGACGATCACCCCGTCCCGGATCGCCATGATCGTGGGGATGGAGCGGATGTCGAACTTCGCGGCGATCTCCTGCTGCGCCTCGGTGTCGACCTTGCCGAACACGATGTCCTCGTGCTTGACCGAGGACCGCTCGTAGACCGGCGCGAACCGCTTACACGGGCCAC is from Micromonospora sp. WMMD1102 and encodes:
- the trxA gene encoding thioredoxin, with translation MATVELTAANFDEVTEQPGIVLVDFWADWCGPCKRFAPVYERSSVKHEDIVFGKVDTEAQQEIAAKFDIRSIPTIMAIRDGVIVFAQPGALPESALESLIEQVQALDMDDVRKQLAEHSH